Proteins encoded by one window of Calidithermus timidus DSM 17022:
- the cmk gene encoding (d)CMP kinase, producing the protein MPDVITIDGPSASGKSSVARRVAAELGLPYVSSGLIYRGVTYQVRRYGVNPDDEAAIVRMLGQHPIQLVPLPEGNRMLAEGQDVTAQMHTLEIDQAVSAVARHPEVRAYVYRSLRALQPPFVVEGRDMGSTVFPDAALKFYLTATPEVRARRRVGERDADYATVLADLIRRDAADAKQIPPAPDAIIIDTSAMGLEEVVQSILERIRKTSAFSV; encoded by the coding sequence ATGCCGGACGTCATCACCATCGATGGCCCCTCGGCTTCGGGCAAGTCCAGCGTGGCCCGGCGGGTCGCCGCCGAGTTGGGGCTGCCTTACGTCTCGAGCGGGCTGATCTACCGGGGCGTGACCTACCAGGTGAGGCGCTATGGGGTCAACCCCGACGACGAGGCCGCCATCGTGCGCATGCTCGGCCAGCACCCGATTCAACTGGTGCCGCTGCCCGAGGGCAACCGCATGCTGGCCGAAGGACAGGACGTAACCGCCCAGATGCACACCCTCGAGATCGACCAGGCCGTCTCGGCGGTCGCACGCCACCCCGAGGTGCGGGCCTACGTCTACCGTTCGCTGCGGGCTTTACAGCCGCCGTTCGTGGTGGAGGGGCGGGACATGGGCAGCACGGTGTTTCCCGACGCCGCCCTCAAGTTCTACCTCACCGCCACGCCCGAGGTGCGGGCGAGGCGCCGGGTAGGCGAGCGCGACGCCGACTACGCGACGGTGCTGGCCGACCTCATCCGCCGCGACGCCGCCGACGCCAAGCAGATCCCCCCCGCGCCCGACGCCATCATCATCGACACCAGTGCGATGGGCCTGGAGGAGGTGGTGCAGAGCATTCTCGAGCGGATCCGCAAGACTTCGGCGTTTAGCGTTTAG
- a CDS encoding ROK family protein — translation MSVIGIDLGGTKIAAGVFADGAIQSKTTVPTPEAGGQAVIEAMASAARSTMEAAGVRARAIGLGTPGPLDFKRGIIKFAPNIAGFTDFPIQKLLEEASGLPVYVENDANAAALAEHFLGAARGAESSLFVTVSTGVGGGFVWGNRVLRGAHGQGGEVGHITVLPGGPACGCGLEGCLEALATGPAMERMAQAVYKREVGTRELFAHFQAGEAKARRIVLQAARYVGIGLASLVKAYDPEVIVLGGGIALNAGQAYLDEVYATYEHYLEGWIAPPLRLAELGSEAGLLGAALTAAVEVGEV, via the coding sequence ATGAGCGTTATCGGAATCGACCTGGGCGGAACCAAGATCGCAGCCGGAGTGTTTGCAGACGGAGCCATCCAGTCCAAGACCACCGTGCCTACTCCCGAAGCCGGTGGCCAGGCGGTGATCGAGGCCATGGCTTCCGCGGCCCGCAGCACCATGGAAGCCGCGGGGGTCAGGGCCAGGGCCATCGGGCTGGGCACGCCGGGGCCCCTGGACTTCAAACGGGGCATCATCAAATTCGCCCCCAACATCGCCGGTTTTACCGACTTTCCCATTCAGAAGCTGCTCGAGGAAGCTTCGGGCCTGCCGGTGTACGTGGAGAACGACGCCAACGCCGCCGCGCTGGCCGAGCACTTCCTGGGGGCCGCGCGGGGAGCGGAGAGTTCACTGTTCGTCACGGTTTCTACCGGGGTGGGCGGGGGCTTCGTGTGGGGCAACCGGGTGTTGCGGGGAGCTCACGGGCAGGGAGGCGAGGTGGGGCACATCACCGTGCTGCCCGGCGGCCCTGCCTGTGGCTGCGGTTTGGAGGGTTGCCTCGAGGCCCTGGCCACCGGCCCGGCGATGGAGCGCATGGCCCAGGCGGTGTACAAGAGAGAAGTCGGCACCCGCGAACTCTTCGCCCACTTCCAGGCGGGCGAAGCCAAAGCCAGGCGCATCGTGCTCCAGGCCGCGCGCTACGTGGGCATCGGCTTGGCCTCGTTGGTCAAGGCCTATGACCCGGAGGTGATCGTTTTGGGCGGAGGCATCGCCCTCAACGCCGGACAGGCCTACCTCGACGAGGTATACGCCACCTACGAGCATTACCTCGAGGGCTGGATCGCCCCACCCCTCAGGCTGGCCGAGCTGGGCAGCGAAGCCGGGCTGCTGGGCGCCGCCCTGACGGCAGCCGTGGAGGTGGGGGAGGTTTAG
- a CDS encoding M20 family metallopeptidase, with the protein MDLAHSLSRLIQAESYSGREERAVRVLVSLLEELGLRAEVDEAGNVEAVLGSQEPEILLTGHIDVVPAGDPGAWPHPPFAGVIEGGKVWGRGAVDMKGPLVAMLGAIQQLKGQELGGRVRFLATVQEEVGGLGSRYASSRLKLQPPKAILLGEPSARQVMRGHRGRGEIWADFPGEQAHAALASGTNPIYPLALFLTQLEQHAESFDIRLTPTRLETYPEATNVVPGVARAVLDLRYEPGADIHDLLDGLRDIAGEASVYIPEEELVSGPVRLGISALLPAYSLESDHPLLEVALRTLKQDSAGFWGFTTDAPYLAWSGAPVIGYGPGDPALAHTTFEHIGIDELEAAAQAYAGLVQALLQA; encoded by the coding sequence ATGGATCTAGCACACTCCCTTTCGCGGCTGATCCAGGCCGAGAGCTATTCGGGACGCGAGGAGCGCGCGGTGCGGGTGCTGGTGAGCCTTCTGGAAGAGCTGGGGTTGAGGGCCGAGGTAGATGAGGCGGGGAACGTTGAGGCTGTGCTGGGCTCGCAGGAACCGGAGATCCTGCTCACCGGTCATATCGACGTGGTGCCCGCCGGAGACCCAGGGGCCTGGCCTCACCCGCCCTTCGCCGGGGTTATAGAGGGCGGAAAAGTGTGGGGGCGCGGGGCGGTGGACATGAAAGGGCCGCTGGTGGCAATGCTGGGGGCCATCCAGCAGCTCAAAGGGCAAGAGCTGGGAGGGCGGGTGCGCTTCTTGGCTACCGTGCAGGAGGAGGTGGGGGGGCTGGGCAGCCGTTACGCCTCGAGCCGCCTCAAACTCCAGCCGCCCAAGGCCATCCTGCTGGGTGAGCCCTCCGCCCGGCAGGTCATGCGCGGGCACCGGGGCCGGGGCGAGATCTGGGCCGACTTCCCCGGCGAGCAGGCTCACGCGGCGCTGGCGAGTGGCACCAACCCCATCTACCCCCTGGCCCTCTTCCTCACCCAGCTCGAGCAGCACGCCGAGTCCTTCGACATCCGGCTCACCCCCACCCGGCTCGAGACCTACCCCGAGGCCACCAACGTGGTGCCCGGCGTGGCCAGGGCGGTGCTGGACCTGCGCTACGAGCCCGGGGCCGATATCCACGACCTGCTCGACGGGTTGCGCGACATAGCGGGCGAGGCCAGCGTCTACATCCCCGAGGAGGAACTGGTCTCCGGCCCGGTGCGCCTGGGCATCTCGGCTTTGCTCCCGGCTTACTCGCTGGAGAGCGACCATCCGCTGCTGGAGGTGGCGCTGCGAACCCTGAAGCAGGATTCGGCGGGGTTCTGGGGCTTCACCACCGACGCCCCCTACCTGGCCTGGAGCGGGGCTCCGGTGATCGGCTATGGCCCCGGTGACCCCGCTTTGGCCCATACTACCTTCGAGCACATCGGCATCGACGAACTCGAGGCCGCCGCCCAGGCCTACGCGGGCCTGGTGCAGGCCCTGCTGCAAGCCTGA
- the rlmB gene encoding 23S rRNA (guanosine(2251)-2'-O)-methyltransferase RlmB, with product MLIYGRNPVLEAIREGRVSRVWVARGVEAWLLRELEKLNVDYEQVPRIELDQRLRTTHHQGIAAEVAELRFSDPEAPFELARKRGETPLLVLLDGITDPRNYGAIIRSALALGAHGVVSEERRSAPLSALVLKASAGTALKLPLVQVKNMARYLEELKKRGVWVYGAAGEAAKDLEALDYRRPLAIVIGSEGEGLRRLVAERCDELLRIPMHPEAESLNASVALGILLYRVRLGRV from the coding sequence ATGCTGATCTACGGGCGCAACCCGGTTTTGGAAGCCATCAGGGAAGGTCGGGTGAGTCGGGTTTGGGTGGCCAGAGGGGTCGAAGCCTGGCTGCTGCGGGAGCTGGAGAAGCTGAACGTGGACTACGAACAGGTGCCACGCATCGAGCTCGACCAGCGCCTGCGCACCACGCACCACCAGGGCATCGCCGCCGAGGTGGCCGAGCTGAGGTTTTCCGATCCCGAGGCCCCCTTCGAGCTGGCGAGGAAGCGGGGGGAAACCCCGCTTCTGGTGTTGCTGGACGGCATCACCGACCCGCGCAACTACGGGGCCATCATCCGCAGTGCGCTGGCGCTGGGGGCGCATGGGGTAGTGAGCGAGGAGAGGCGCAGCGCCCCGCTTTCGGCGCTGGTGCTCAAGGCTTCGGCGGGGACGGCGCTCAAGTTGCCGCTGGTGCAGGTAAAAAACATGGCCCGCTACCTCGAGGAACTCAAGAAGCGCGGAGTCTGGGTGTACGGGGCGGCTGGGGAAGCGGCTAAGGACCTCGAGGCCCTCGATTATAGGCGGCCCCTGGCCATTGTCATCGGTTCGGAAGGCGAGGGCTTGCGGAGGCTGGTAGCCGAGCGCTGCGACGAGTTGCTGCGCATTCCCATGCACCCCGAAGCCGAGTCGCTCAACGCCTCAGTCGCGCTGGGCATCCTCTTGTACCGGGTGCGGCTGGGGCGGGTGTAG